The DNA region GGTCTAATTGTTTTGTTAATCACATTAAAAATGCCTTGAAAAAAATATGATTAATCCTTGTTGTTGATTTTGACCCATTAATTTTGCATTTTTGATTCAATTAACATGTGGGTTTAGTTTAGGTTAAAATTGTTACTTTGCTAACTTCAACCATAATTCCATATAGCATATTCATGTTCATTAATCTTACCTTTTGATTCAATTAATATGTATGAAGATGGGGgaaaacaagaaagggggtttaAATTATTTTCACAGTaaataaaaacttttgcaacaccacacacacgaaaataaaagcaaataacacaaggaatttatcctggttcacttgaaaatcaaagctactccggtccacccggccaaggtgatttcgccttcaataaaGACTTGATTCaataatcttgaaagattacaacaatCGTCTAAGAGTTTAGTGATCTtttagccctctcaagtctacaaacttcacaagtcacttgaggaaccACAACAACTATAGAGAATTACAAATATGTTTAATGCTTCTTAGACAAGCAGTAAGACAATAATTAAGAACAGATTGATCAATGATCACACTATGAGCAACAACTTTTGTGTGATTACTGAGTTTTACAATAGCAAGTATTCAAAAATATTATTCAAGGTGTATTATGGAATTCTTGTGCAATTGCTTTGTATATTGGTATGATGATAGTGAGGCCTTTATATAGAGCTTGGAGAAGATACCGTTGGAGAGAAAATTGATGGAGATATCTTGCCAATCGTGGGGCTTAATGATATTAATTTTCTTGTCCCTTTCCATGGTAGTTTTTTAGTGTAGTCAATATTATCCTTATATAGAATCATACCATACTTAGAATACTTCTTAATTAAATGTATGCTTTTGATGAGTTAGAAGATTTATTTATCGCGAATCAGAGTGAGTGGAGTTCAGAGTCTTTGAGCTGAGCTTGTATTCTTCAAATAGTTGTTTGATAAGTAATCTTCAGTGTTAGCTTTGACCGATCTTCAGATAGAAGGTCTTCAGATATAAGGTCTTCAAATCCTTCAGGTGTGCAAGTCTTTAGAATCTTCAGGTGTACAGTTTTCAGAGTCTTTGGATGTACACATCTTTAAAGTCTTCAAATGTAAGATTGAATGACAGATTTTGTATGTAATTTATTCAGAAGAGTTCTTTGTCCGAGGTCAGATCTGATCTCTTCAATGCTGGATTAGCAGTTCTAGACTTTGCTAGTTGTCAGATATTGTTCTCATTAGATTTATTTTTccttagaatcctgcacacttagagaattttgttagggtaccaaattgtttcattctttgttatcatcaaaacttaaagatatattgcagaaccaaaatcttgtcctaacaatctccccctttttttgTGATGACAAAAACTTAGACTTCTGATGAAACAATGGTACTTTACAAGATAGATTAAACAATTGACTCAGAGTCAGATATAGTATGACTCCCCCTGAGATTGACaatctccccctaagtctgataCTTAAGAAATATTTTTAGATTTTCTTTATATCATATGGGTTTTCAGGGTTAGATAGtttcttaccagagtttcttagaTTGCTTTGCTTATTTCTCAGATACTGATTCAGTTTTCCTTGTTCAGATATATCTTGTAAAAACACTTAGAGAACACAatatatttataatattaaaatgTAAGTGGCGTGTTCTGAGAGTTAGATATTTTATTTCATCAGAAAGTTGTTATTcctttctccccctttttgttaGACTAAAAAAGAACAAGGTAAAAACAGGAATAGAACATGGAAGCCAACCAAAATTTCATTTAAAGTTCAGAAAGATACACATAGAAGCAAATAGCCTTAAAGGTTAAAAAACTCTTGGAACTAACAAGTACAAACAAATGGTCCTAtggtgcctaagggtttggaggatGAGGCATCCTCTGAAGTAGCTGGGTAAGCAAGCCTTGGATGTTGGAGTTGACTTGATCTTACTGGTCGAGTCTGGCTCTCACAAGTTGTTGTTCCTTCTGAAGTTCTTCCAGAGACTTGAGCACCAACATAGCGAGATCAGATGCGATGACTCACCTCGAGTCAGAGCAACTTCAGTAGTCTTTGTAGCTTCCTCTGCAGCTACGTGTGTTGCTTCTTCAGTGCTAGCTTTAGCTTCTGCAGTAGCAGCTTCATTGGCAGCTTTTTCCTCAGCTTTCTTCCCGGCCTTCTCCTTAGCTTCCTGCCTAGccttctcttcagcttccttcttGGCCCTCTCTTTAGCTTCATGCACCAGACGCACCTCTAGTCTTTCTTTAGCTCCTCTGATAAAGTCATTTATGACTTATTTAGAGAGTCCATTGAGCTTAAAGACCTCAGATGTCATCCATCTGAGAAATTCATTTCAGTGAGTCCTTACTTCAGAAGGATTGCCACTTAGTCTagattcttcagatagttgtCTGAGCCTCGCAACTTAGCTTTCCAAGAATATGGAAAATACCTCTTCCAGGGGTTAGAAAGGTTGGTTCAAGTTCAGAGGTTTGATGAATGGATTCATAGGGAGTTTGAATGGTTTCAGAGGGCTCAGTGGGAGGTTCAGAAGATGGTAGAGTTTCCGAGGGTGATAAAGGAGGTGCAGAGGGAGTTAGTATAGGCTCAGAAGTTTTTAGGACAGACATAGTCTGTTCAGATTCTGATGTGGCTTGGAGCTGTACTATAGTGGGTGAGGAATGATCAAAAAAATTTGGTTGTTCAGAGTTAGAGGAAAGGTCATAATATGGAGGAGATTATGGAGTAGTTGAGGGAGGTGAAATGGGTTCATTGAAAAGTAAGGCCTTAGGTACAGGGAGTGTTGTGGTTGTGAGGTAGAATTTTTGTAGAGGGGATAAGGATGTGTTAGTTTTGAAGTTGTGGGGTTCTTAAGGAGTTGGAATGGAAATAGTTTGTTCAGAGGGAGAATATGTGGAGGTGTTTGAGTTAGGGAAGAGGATATTTTCCTAGATCCATAAAGTAAAGGAGCTTCAGAAAGAGAAGACTTATTTGGAGCGAAGGAACTCATGGAGATAGTGAGCGATTACCTATGAGGGATCAATCTTGGAGAAAAGATACATCCCATGAGAAATTTCCATGTGATCCTTCAAAGCGTCCCAAGAGGTGTCCAAGGTGGGTTTAACTCTGACCTTGTCCATTATCCCAATACTCTTTAGATTTTTGGCATTTAGAGGCTTGCCCACATCCATCTTAACGTCCTCCATCATGTTAATAGAAATGAGGTGGTCCACCATACCATTTTCTATTAACACATCAGAAATCAACTTCCCCAAAGGGATGTAGTTTCTGGGTTTCATATTGTTTCTTGTgtctctgactgaatccctcagatattTGAAGACTATGGATGGCAGATTCAGCTTTAATCCTTTATGAAGATAGTACATGATGCACTTCTAATATGTGTTTATATAGTCAGATAAGCTGGACACTGGACGATGATGGATGGTTTCCAGAATAATATTTAACTAAACCCTTAGATTCTGATGAAGTTCATTGTTCTTTGAGGTTTTCCCTTCTGGGTTCTGATTGAATATTATGGGGATTATTTCCTAGGACATGTATTTTGACCTAGGGTTGATCTTGTAAATCCTTCTTCCCCATACCTTTTCCATGTCCAGAAGCTTCGCTATGGACTTTTCTATGatcactatctttacccccagGACGTAAGAGACGATGCAATGTTCGTCACAATCTACAAACCTCAAGAATTCCTTTACAAGGAATGTGTATACAGGACCATGGAGCCTCTTGAAGTAGTTCCCCCAACCTTGTTTCTCTAATTCTTCAGTAAGATCAATAGTGTTTCTCTTTAAGTTGTTGAAATCCACCAGCAGTTCACATAACACTTCCAACTTCTCAAATAGCATGGCTAGATTTATGTGAGGGGGACGATCAAGAACATGAGGTTCTTGATATATAGTTATTGAAGTTGTAGCAATTTGAGTAGAAACCTATTTTGGAGCTTCAATATGTTGTTCAACAGCATCCATTTGCTAAGAGTATTCATAGACTTGTTCTTGTTGGGAATCTATTTGCAGTTGTAGAAGATGAAGATTGCTAACAAAGGTGAAGGTTGTAGAGAGAATGAACGCATGAGGGTTTGTGTAGGttgtgagagtgaaaagtgtgaaagtggGAAGTATGGTAAATATATACACATAATCATAATACATGCAAAACGACAGCGTTAGAATCAATAGGCACCGAAAACAAATAATTTTGTTGAAATCTGAGTTGACAAGCGTGGGGAGAATTAATTGTAGCTAATGATGACTGTCTAATCTCAAGAATATGCACACTACTCGAGGAGATCTCAATAGTTTGGCTATTGAGTTATGAGTTAGACAattgtctagaagatccaaggtcaCACGTTTAAGAGaccacgtgttgatgtttctaACATCAAGAATACCAAAAGGTTTATGATTCAGAAGGTTTCTAATCCAAATAACATCTAACTTATAGAAGTATCAAAAGCAGAACCAGATGAACCACATATGGTTAAGTCAGAGCCTATTTTACATTAGAGAGGAGGAGCACAAGTTCAGATTCATTTTGGGTAATCTTCCATatttaaatgtttcagaatgaaaagaaatttatcttcagctaaggtttttgtgaagatatcaccccattgatggtttgtatctatgaattttaaaattattacccctttctgaacatagtctctgataaaatgatgtttaatttccATGTGTTTCTCTCTGGAATGCAAAATTagattcttacttaaacatatggcagcagtattatcagAAAAGATAGGGATattactctcatatatctgaaagtcctcaagttgattcttcatctagagcatctgagtaCTGCATAGTGAAGCTAAAATGTATTTTGCTTCTGTAGTTGAGAATGCaatgtgtcatacggtgaactggacttttttgtggttttaatcgcaatgtcgcggttagcaagagtcgccaccgacttttcttttatccaataaggaaaggtggaaaagaacaggaaaaaccttaatttagattttgggttcgggaggtacattatacaaagggaaggtgttagcaccctttgtatccatggttatccatgggctcttaattgctcgatcacttatattatttttgtctaaaaaaaagtgtttgtgaattgtttagaaaaattgttttgaaaagagaatttaactttgtaatgattcttgtatgaatgtat from Lathyrus oleraceus cultivar Zhongwan6 chromosome 1, CAAS_Psat_ZW6_1.0, whole genome shotgun sequence includes:
- the LOC127098527 gene encoding eukaryotic translation initiation factor 4 gamma-like, whose translation is MLFEKLEVLCELLVDFNNLKRNTIDLTEELEKQGWGNYFKRLHGPVYTFLVKEFLRGAKERLEVRLVHEAKERAKKEAEEKARQEAKEKAGKKAEEKAANEAATAEAKASTEEATHVAAEEATKTTEVALTRVFLQDISEQGKLNQYLRNKQSNLRNSGKKLSNPENPYDIKKI